The Pelagibacterium halotolerans B2 nucleotide sequence CCAGAGGAACCAGCGGTGTTTATCCAGCGTGCCGCGCGAGGCCTTCCAGAACGCAAAGGCGAAAAACCCGATAAAGAAGAACCCGATGCCCACCATCAGCCGGAAGGTCCAGAACAGCGGCCAGACCGCGGGCACCGTATCGGCCGCCGCCATGGAAATCTCCTGCGGAGTGGCGTTTTCGATATCGACCCTGTAGCGCTTTAAAAGCAGCGCATAGCCAAGATCGGGCCAGGTTTCCGAAATGATCGCCCGCGCTTCGGCATCCTGCCGGTCCTCCTCAAGCACCGCCATGGCTTTATAGGCCAAAAGCCCGTTTTCGATCCGCGTTTCCGCGCGGTCGACAAGCTCGTCAATACCGGGAAGCTCGGTATCGAAGCTGCGCGTCGTGATAAGGCCCAGAACCCAGGGCACCTTGAGTTCGAAGATTTCGCCATTGGGCAGCGGAAACGCCACGAGATTCAGCCCGGCGGGCGCGGGCTCGGTGTGATACATCGCCTCCATCGCCGCGATCTTCATCTTCTGGTGCTCGGTCGCCACATATCCGCTCTCGTCGCCCAGCACGACGACCGACAGCGCAGAGGCGAGCCCGAAACTGGCCGCAACCACCATCGAGCGCTTGGCCAGTTCGATATGCTTGCCCCTAAGCAGGAACAGCGCGCTGACCCCGAACACGAACACCGCGCCCGTGACATAACCGGCCGAAACCGTATGCACGAATTTGGCCTGCGCGACGGGGTTGAACAGCACCGCCATGAAGTCGGTCACTTCCATGCGCATCGTGTCGGGATTGAATGTCGCGCCGACCGGATACTGCATCCAGCCATTGGCGATCAGGATCCACAGCGCCGAGAAATTGGCCCCCAGCGCCACGAGCCAGGTGACCACCATGTGGCCGACCTTGGAGAGCCGGTCCCAACCGAAAAAGAACAGCCCGATGAAGGTGGCTTCGAGAAAGAACGCCATCAACCCCTCGATGGCCAGCGGCGCGCCGAACACATCGCCCACGTAATGGCTGTAATAGGACCAGTTCATCCCGAACTGGAATTCCATGACGATGCCGGTGGCAACGCCCATGGCGAAATTGATGCCGAACAGCGTGCCCCAGAACAAGGTCATTTTCCGCCAGATCTCGCGGCCCGTCATCACATAGGTGCTCTCCATGATGGCCATCATGAAAGAGAGCCCGATGGTGAGCGGAACGAACAGGAAGTGATAGAGAGCGGTCGCGGCGAACTGCAATCGCGAGAGGTTTACGACGACTTCGTCGATCATAGGTATGCCCCTAAATCGTTACGTGCCATCCGCAGATCGAGCGCCGGAACTGGCGGATGGCGACTGCTTAACGCCTACACTTTACCACCATTGCACCGCCTTGACCTGGATCAAGGCGCCGCGCGGCGCGATAACGCATCTCTGGGCGCCGACTTTCGCGTATGGTAGCCCCATGGCCTCCGCTTCTCAAACCCCTGCGCCTGCAACGACCGCCCGAAAGCTTATGGGCCTGCGGGCGCAAGGCGGGTACGCGCTGCACCTTGCCATCGCTGCCCCGCTGGTTTCGGGCGTGCTGCTCGTGGTCTATGCCTGGCTCCTGGCGCAAACGCTGGGCCGCACCATAGAAGGTGGCGAGCCGCTTTCCGCAGTGCTCGGCCTCATCGCCGCAATGGCCCTCATCGTCATCTTGCGCGCCATCCTTTCCTTGATCGGCGAGCAGGCCGGCACCATCGGCGCCGAAGCGATAAAGAAATCCCTGCGCGACCGCCTGTTCTCCCACCTGCTGGCGCAACGCCACGCGCTGGGGCTGAAACCCGCCTCGGGCGCCGTCGCCGCGGCGCTGATCGATCAGGTGGACGGGCTGGAAAATTTCTTTGCCCGCTACCTTCCCGCCATGATCGCCGCCGCCATCCTGCCGGTCGCCTTTGCAGTGGTTCTGTTCCCTATCGATTGGGTCGTGGCGCTGCTGTTTTTGTTCACCGGCCCGCTGATCCCTGTGTTCATGGCACTGGCCGGCTGGGGCGCCCAGGCGGCCACTGACCGGCAGGCTACTGCGCTCTCGCGCCTGTCGGCCCATTTCGCCGACAGGCTGCGCGGGTTGTTGACGCTGAAACTCTTCGGGCGCGAGGCCGACGCCATAAATGATGTCCACGCCGCCAGCGAAGCGTTGCGCCGCCGCACCAATGCCGTGCTGCGGATCGCCTTTCTGTCCTCGGCCATCCTCGAATTTTTCGCGGCGCTGGGCGTGGCGGGCGTGGCGCTCTATGTCGGGCTGACCTATCTGGGGTTCCTCGGCATCAACCCCGGCCTGACCCTGGGCGCCGGGCTTTTCGCCCTCATCATGGCCCCGGAAGTCTATGCGCCTTTGCGCCAGCTCGCCGCCCATTACCACGACCGCGCCACCGCCCGCTCGGCGCTGGCCGAAATCGAAAATCTGGTCGCCGACCCCGATACTCTGCAAAGTGCCGATATCGCGCCGCCCGCTCTCGCGCACAAACGCGCGACCCACCTCACGATCAGCGGCCTCACCGTCCGGACCGCCTCGGGTACCCCTATCCTCGACGGTCTCAACCTCGATCTCGCTGCCGGCCAGTCCCTCGCCATCATGGGGCCGAGCGGTATCGGCAAATCCACCCTCGCGCGCGCCATGACGCGATTGATCCCGTTCGATGGCGAAATTGCCATCGATGGGCGCCCACTCCCCGATTGGCCCGAACCCGAGCTGCGCGGCACCCTCGCCTTCATCGGCCAAAAGCCCCGCATCTTTACCGGTACCATCGCCGAAAATATCGGCTTTGCCGACCCGCTGGCCGATGATGCCGCCATCGCATCGGCCGCCGAGCGCGGGCTGGTGAGCCAATTTTCGAGCGCCCTTCCCGACGGCCTCGCGACGCTGGTCGGGGAAGGCGGATACGGGCTTTCGGGGGGGCAGATCCAGCGCATCGGGCTGGCCCGGCTGTTTCTGACCGACCCCGCGCTCATCGTCCTCGATGAACCCACCGCCCATCTCGACCCGCAAACCGAAGCGCAAGTGCTCGATCAGGTTTTCGCATTCGCCGAGGGCCGCACCCTGATTATTCTCACCCATTCTGCGACCGTCGCCGCCCGCGCCGATGCCGTGCTGCGCATGGCCGGCGGCAGACTGCTGGCGACGCCGCACCGCGCAAAGTCCGTCACGCTCAAGCGGGAGGATCGCGCTTGAAATCCCTGCTGTTCTTCGCGCCCCTGTTCAGACCGCACGCCAGAAGGCTCGCGCTCGCGCTGCTGCTTTCGCTCGTAACGCTGGCCGCCGGCACTGCCCTGCTCGGCGTTTCGGGCTGGTTTCTGACCGCCACCGCGCTGACCGCGCTGGGGGTTTCATTTAATCTGTTCGCTCCCTCTTCAATGGTGCGCGGCTTTTCCTTCATCCGCATCCTGTCGCGCTATTTCGAAAAGCTGGTCGGCCACAACGCCACGCTCACCCTTTTGTCGGACTTGCGCCGCTGGCTGTTCGGCGCGCTGTTCCCCCGCCTGCCACTGGCCGACCGCTCCCTGCGCCATGGCGATCTCGTCACCCGCATGAGCGCCGATATCGATGCGCTCGATACGATCTTTCTCATCGCCATCGGTCCGTTCCTTGCCGCGCTGGTGCTCGGCGGCGCGCTTACGGCGGTGCTGTTTTTCCTCCTGCCCGGCGCCGCGTGGATCTATCTGGGCGCCATTGCCACCAGCGTTCTCCTCATCCCCACAATACTCGCCCGCACCACCAGGACGCTGGGCCGCGATGCAGTCGAAGCCGCCGCCAGCCTGCGCGGACATGTGCTCGATGCCATCGCCGGGCACGACGATCTCATAGCCTTTGGCCAGGCCGGCTTCGTCGCCGCCCGGTTCAATGCCGCCAGCAAAACACTTGCCCGCCTGCGCAATCGTCAGGGGCTGGCCACGTCCATCGCCGCTGCCGCGGTTCAGATCGTCACCGCAATTGCGCTCCTTGCCATCGTGGTTATCGGGTTGAACGCCGTGCAGGCGGGCATAATCGGAGGGCCGGTCTTCGCCGGCATCGTCTTTGCCGCGCTGGGCAGTTTTGAAGCGACCGCCGTGATCGTGCGCTCCATCGGCAAGCTCGGCGCCGCCTTGGCTTCCGCCGAGCGCCTGCACCAGATCGCCACCGCCCCGATCGCCATAACCGACCCGGCCCGCCCCGTGCCATTCCCGGCAACCGGCGCCATCGCGTTTGAAGCTGTGACATTTTCCTATCCCAACGCCGAACCGGTCCTGTCCGACCTCTCGCTCACGGCCGCTCCGGGCGAACACATCGCCATCTCCGGCCCCAGCGGCGCCGGAAAATCGAGCCTGCTCCACCTCCTGCTGCGCCTTTACGATCCCCAAGCGGGCGCCATCCGCATAAGCGGCATCGATATCCGAGATATCGCCCAGGCCGATCTGCACGCCCATATCGCCCTGCTCAGCCAGCAAAGCCCGGTTTTTCTCGATACGGTGCGCAACAATTTGCTGATCGCCAGACCCGACGCCACCGATGCAGAGCTCTACGCAGCGCTGAGAAACGCGCGCCTCGAAACCACAATCCGCGCCCTGCCCCACGGCCTCGATACGATATTGGGTGAAACCGGCACGACGCTATCGGCCGGGCAGGCAAGGCGGCTGTGCCTCGCGCGCACCCTGCTCGCACCGGC carries:
- the cydC gene encoding thiol reductant ABC exporter subunit CydC, translated to MKSLLFFAPLFRPHARRLALALLLSLVTLAAGTALLGVSGWFLTATALTALGVSFNLFAPSSMVRGFSFIRILSRYFEKLVGHNATLTLLSDLRRWLFGALFPRLPLADRSLRHGDLVTRMSADIDALDTIFLIAIGPFLAALVLGGALTAVLFFLLPGAAWIYLGAIATSVLLIPTILARTTRTLGRDAVEAAASLRGHVLDAIAGHDDLIAFGQAGFVAARFNAASKTLARLRNRQGLATSIAAAAVQIVTAIALLAIVVIGLNAVQAGIIGGPVFAGIVFAALGSFEATAVIVRSIGKLGAALASAERLHQIATAPIAITDPARPVPFPATGAIAFEAVTFSYPNAEPVLSDLSLTAAPGEHIAISGPSGAGKSSLLHLLLRLYDPQAGAIRISGIDIRDIAQADLHAHIALLSQQSPVFLDTVRNNLLIARPDATDAELYAALRNARLETTIRALPHGLDTILGETGTTLSAGQARRLCLARTLLAPAPIVLLDEPTAGLDRETELALLADFPNALAGRTVLLATHALLPENTRFRRLALTDRTLREADQPQ
- a CDS encoding cytochrome ubiquinol oxidase subunit I, giving the protein MIDEVVVNLSRLQFAATALYHFLFVPLTIGLSFMMAIMESTYVMTGREIWRKMTLFWGTLFGINFAMGVATGIVMEFQFGMNWSYYSHYVGDVFGAPLAIEGLMAFFLEATFIGLFFFGWDRLSKVGHMVVTWLVALGANFSALWILIANGWMQYPVGATFNPDTMRMEVTDFMAVLFNPVAQAKFVHTVSAGYVTGAVFVFGVSALFLLRGKHIELAKRSMVVAASFGLASALSVVVLGDESGYVATEHQKMKIAAMEAMYHTEPAPAGLNLVAFPLPNGEIFELKVPWVLGLITTRSFDTELPGIDELVDRAETRIENGLLAYKAMAVLEEDRQDAEARAIISETWPDLGYALLLKRYRVDIENATPQEISMAAADTVPAVWPLFWTFRLMVGIGFFFIGFFAFAFWKASRGTLDKHRWFLWGAVAAMPLPWLAAEAGWIIAEFGRQPWAIEGVLPTFYAASGLSVLDLSLSLTFYVTLYTVLAVIMVILMVKAIKAGPKDYVALLNGEPDPMETPEPKSDMPQSPDGYGDDDTDTGGKPVPAE
- the cydD gene encoding thiol reductant ABC exporter subunit CydD is translated as MASASQTPAPATTARKLMGLRAQGGYALHLAIAAPLVSGVLLVVYAWLLAQTLGRTIEGGEPLSAVLGLIAAMALIVILRAILSLIGEQAGTIGAEAIKKSLRDRLFSHLLAQRHALGLKPASGAVAAALIDQVDGLENFFARYLPAMIAAAILPVAFAVVLFPIDWVVALLFLFTGPLIPVFMALAGWGAQAATDRQATALSRLSAHFADRLRGLLTLKLFGREADAINDVHAASEALRRRTNAVLRIAFLSSAILEFFAALGVAGVALYVGLTYLGFLGINPGLTLGAGLFALIMAPEVYAPLRQLAAHYHDRATARSALAEIENLVADPDTLQSADIAPPALAHKRATHLTISGLTVRTASGTPILDGLNLDLAAGQSLAIMGPSGIGKSTLARAMTRLIPFDGEIAIDGRPLPDWPEPELRGTLAFIGQKPRIFTGTIAENIGFADPLADDAAIASAAERGLVSQFSSALPDGLATLVGEGGYGLSGGQIQRIGLARLFLTDPALIVLDEPTAHLDPQTEAQVLDQVFAFAEGRTLIILTHSATVAARADAVLRMAGGRLLATPHRAKSVTLKREDRA